A stretch of the Lepidochelys kempii isolate rLepKem1 chromosome 15, rLepKem1.hap2, whole genome shotgun sequence genome encodes the following:
- the TMEM119 gene encoding transmembrane protein 119, protein MAASAMVCVLLMLMAPLCTTRSTRIQATVLDDNGGSGDNPGTSIPPSASVNLGVSPTSGTIAVNSVNGTLTSVNIFNRIVNFFKEYMLLIIVVGSLVFVLLFIICAAVIVRQKHKASAYYPSSFPKKKYVDQNDRSGGAKAFKEVPEKATETHPEEPVDSSKQLQADILAAAQNLKSPAKVSMANGDGTKIEDKPQKEQEEGTKVEDNRQTAECVSKEQVAPQEKAEPAKEMPAPSCAAETETKGEEPPSTEEVQQANESSPEEPKECPVAADPIVQTPEGEKQDVSVPAAPDTSVAGV, encoded by the coding sequence ATGGCTGCTTCAGCTATGGTCTGTGTGCTCCTTATGCTCATGGCACCTCTGTGCACCACGCGATCGACACGCATCCAGGCGACTGTCCTGGATGATAACGGTGGGAGTGGAGACAATCCAGGTACCTCCATCCCCCCCTCTGCGAGCGTGAATTTGGGGGTGAGTCCTACATCCGGGACTATTGCTGTGAATTCTGTCAATGGCACCTTGACTTCAGTCAACATCTTCAATAGGATTGTGAATTTCTTTAAAGAGTACATGCTGCTAATCATTGTGGTGGGGTCCTTAGTTTTTGTGCTGCTCTTCATTATATGTGCCGCCGTCATCGTCCGGCAGAAACACAAGGCCTCTGCCTATTACCCATCGTCATTTCCTAAGAAAAAGTACGTGGACCAGAATGACAGATCAGGGGGTGCCAAAGCTTTCAAGGAAGTTCCTGAAAAGGCTACCGAGACCCACCCGGAGGAGCCCGTGGACTCATCCAAACAGCTGCAAGCTGATATTTTGGCTGCTGCCCAGAACTTGAAATCCCCAGCCAAGGTCTCCATGGCAAATGGAGATGGGACCAAAATAGAGGATAAgccccaaaaagaacaggaggaagggACCAAAGTGGAGGACAACAGACAAACAGCTGAGTGTGTTTCCAAAGAACAGGTGGCTCCCCAGGAGAAAGCTGAACCAGCAAAAGAGATGCCAGCTCCAAGTTGCGCAGCAGAAACGGAGACCAAAGGAGAAGAACCTCCCTCCACTGAGGAAGTTCAGCAGGCCAATGAGTCCTCGCCAGAAGAGCCCAAAGAATGCCCCGTGGCTGCCGATCCCATCGTGCAAACCCCTGAAGGTGAGAAGCAAGATGTGTCTGTTCCGGCGGCTCCCGATACCAGTGTTGCCGGTGTCTAA